In Phyllopteryx taeniolatus isolate TA_2022b chromosome 22, UOR_Ptae_1.2, whole genome shotgun sequence, one DNA window encodes the following:
- the foxm1 gene encoding forkhead box protein M1 isoform X2, translated as MRRSPRRPLILKRRKLPFQLNHPPAGPHASVPQGDPASSSAPEHFPDGVRVLDHPVFPGTQVVVIPKTAERHSVIEALTVKGKESGVQGPNKFILLGESGSLHSGSLCQTDEAAGFPASAVGQRVSQSAAFIGIKQVQKEEDGNRFDDSLTNMQWLERSDALQPGPGDDNFDKENQTAVAVLERRPNILHSVCEAACGSPSKTPKTPAGPGARPKNAASEKPPFSYMAMIQFAINSSRNGLMTLNEIYKWLQHHFDFFGDENRRGWKNSVRHNLSLHKMFLRKMSPNGKVSFWTVRPDANRGLTLDQVYRAGCNPVAARFAQPVLSSPYQQQQQQQQMPSGRKKAPPGCEKRLKPLLPRTPSYLIPVQLPLSATVCLPSSFPLAPPQARHVASSSCKAKRSGEAPKVALAKNDAPRAKVLKAEAERVRRSPKALARKQQAGRSRRKQRLVRSQHEEPLLVCSQDSEVDSGISAASSCPDAEADHQQGRLRFYETPVKAGRRRLVSSTPSKPPVENCGQSALDFSPIRTPLHDYPAFNLSSTPLEDWALFSDATSPVWQSACSRELLDGGDTPPADRSLAEGLVLDTTGDSLSKILVDFSLEDIHDLGLADVNLSEISLSEIIPSEIIPQFK; from the exons ATGAGACGGAGCCCAAGGAGACCCCTGATCCTCAAAAGACGAAAGTTGCCCTTTCAGCTGAACCACCCGCCCGCCGGTCCGCACGCGTCCGTGCCCCAAGGAGATCCGGCGAGTTCGTCCGCCCCGGAGCACTTCCCGGACGGCGTGCGCGTCCTGGATCACCCCGTCTTCCCCGGCACACAGGTGGTGGTCATTCCCAAGACGGCCGAGCGGCACAGTGTCATCGAGGCGCTCACCGTCAAGGGCAAGGAGAGCGGTGTCCAGGGGCCCAACAAGTTCATCCTCCTGGGTGAGAGCGGCAGCCTGCACTCGGGCTCGCTGTGCCAGACCGATGAGGCCGCCGGCTTTCCGGCGAGCGCGGTGGGACAGCGGGTGTCTCAAAGCGCGGCGTTCATTGGAATTAAGCAAG TGCAAAAGGAAGAGGACGGCAACCGTTTTGACGACAGCCTCACCAACATGCAGTGGTTGGAAAGGAGCGACGCCTTGCAGCCAGGACCTGGCGACGACAACTTCGATAAGGAGAACCAGACTGCAGTGGCCGTGTTAGAACGAAGACCGAATATTCTGCATTCTGTgtgtgaagcagcatgtggctcaccATCCAAG ACCCCGAAGACCCCGGCGGGCCCCGGCGCTCGCCCAAAAAACGCCGCATCTGAGAAGCCGCCCTTCTCCTACATGGCCATGATCCAGTTTGCCATCAACAGCAGCAGGAACGGCCTCATGACCCTGAATGAGATCTACAAGTGGCTCCAGCACCACTTTGACTTCTTCGGGGATGAGAACAGGCGGGGCTGGAAG AATTCCGTCCGCCATAACCTCTCCTTGCACAAAATGTTCCTCCGCAAGATGTCGCCCAATGGAAAAGTTTCCTTCTGGACCGTTCGGCCGGACGCCAATCGAGGTCTCACCTTGGATCAGGTCTACAGG GCTGGTTGTAACCCAGTGGCAGCCCGTTTTGCCCAGCCAGTACTGTCTTCACCTTACCAA cagcagcagcagcagcagcaaatgcCTTCTGGTCGCAAGAAAGCACCTCCAGGCTGTG AGAAGCGTCTGAAACCTCTCCTCCCCCGAACGCCCTCCTACCTGATCCCCGTCCAGCTCCCCCTCAGCGCCACGGTGTGTTTGCCTTCCTCCTTCCCGTTGGCTCCTCCCCAGGCTCGCCACGTAGCCAGCAGCTCCTGCAAAGCCAAAAGGAGCGGAGAGGCTCCAAAG GTGGCGCTTGCGAAGAATGACGCTCCGCGAGCTAAGGTGTTGAAAGCGGAGGCGGAGCGGGTGCGCAGGAGCCCCAAGGCGCTCGCCCGGAAACAACAAGCTGGCAGGTCGCGACGCAAGCAGCGTCTGGTGCGCTCGCAGCACGAAGAACCGCTCCTGGTGTGCTCGCAAGACTCGGAGGTGGACTCTGGCATCTCCGCCGCGTCTAGCTGCCCGGACGCCGAGGCCGACCACCAGCAGGGGCGTCTCCGCTTCTACGAGACCCCCGTAAAAGCGGGCCGCCGCCGCCTGGTCTCTTCCACGCCCAGCAAGCCGCCGGTCGAGAACTGCGGGCAGAGCGCGCTGGACTTCAGCCCCATCCGCACGCCCCTGCACGACTACCCCGCCTTTAACCTAAGCAGCACCCCCTTGGAGGACTGGGCCCTCTTCTCCGACGCCACCTCGCCCGTCTGGCAGAGCGCCTGCTCCAGAGAGCTGCTGGACGGCGGCGACACCCCGCCCGCCGACCGCTCTCTCGCCGAGGGCCTGGTGCTGGACACCACCGGCGACAGCCTGAGCAAGATCCTGGTGGACTTCAGCCTGGAGGACATCCACGACCTGGGCTTGGCTGACGTCAACCTGTCGGAGATCAGCCTGTCGGAGATCATCCCGTCGGAGATCATCCCGCAGTTCAAGTAG
- the foxm1 gene encoding forkhead box protein M1 isoform X3, whose translation MRRSPRRPLILKRRKLPFQLNHPPAGPHASVPQGDPASSSAPEHFPDGVRVLDHPVFPGTQVVVIPKTAERHSVIEALTVKGKESGVQGPNKFILLGESGSLHSGSLCQTDEAAGFPASAVGQRVSQSAAFIGIKQVQKEEDGNRFDDSLTNMQWLERSDALQPGPGDDNFDKENQTAVAVLERRPNILHSVCEAACGSPSKTPKTPAGPGARPKNAASEKPPFSYMAMIQFAINSSRNGLMTLNEIYKWLQHHFDFFGDENRRGWKNSVRHNLSLHKMFLRKMSPNGKVSFWTVRPDANRGLTLDQVYRAGCNPVAARFAQPVLSSPYQQQQQQQMPSGRKKAPPGCEKRLKPLLPRTPSYLIPVQLPLSATVCLPSSFPLAPPQARHVASSSCKAKRSGEAPKVALAKNDAPRAKVLKAEAERVRRSPKALARKQQAGRSRRKQRLVRSQHEEPLLVCSQDSEVDSGISAASSCPDAEADHQQGRLRFYETPVKAGRRRLVSSTPSKPPVENCGQSALDFSPIRTPLHDYPAFNLSSTPLEDWALFSDATSPVWQSACSRELLDGGDTPPADRSLAEGLVLDTTGDSLSKILVDFSLEDIHDLGLADVNLSEISLSEIIPSEIIPQFK comes from the exons ATGAGACGGAGCCCAAGGAGACCCCTGATCCTCAAAAGACGAAAGTTGCCCTTTCAGCTGAACCACCCGCCCGCCGGTCCGCACGCGTCCGTGCCCCAAGGAGATCCGGCGAGTTCGTCCGCCCCGGAGCACTTCCCGGACGGCGTGCGCGTCCTGGATCACCCCGTCTTCCCCGGCACACAGGTGGTGGTCATTCCCAAGACGGCCGAGCGGCACAGTGTCATCGAGGCGCTCACCGTCAAGGGCAAGGAGAGCGGTGTCCAGGGGCCCAACAAGTTCATCCTCCTGGGTGAGAGCGGCAGCCTGCACTCGGGCTCGCTGTGCCAGACCGATGAGGCCGCCGGCTTTCCGGCGAGCGCGGTGGGACAGCGGGTGTCTCAAAGCGCGGCGTTCATTGGAATTAAGCAAG TGCAAAAGGAAGAGGACGGCAACCGTTTTGACGACAGCCTCACCAACATGCAGTGGTTGGAAAGGAGCGACGCCTTGCAGCCAGGACCTGGCGACGACAACTTCGATAAGGAGAACCAGACTGCAGTGGCCGTGTTAGAACGAAGACCGAATATTCTGCATTCTGTgtgtgaagcagcatgtggctcaccATCCAAG ACCCCGAAGACCCCGGCGGGCCCCGGCGCTCGCCCAAAAAACGCCGCATCTGAGAAGCCGCCCTTCTCCTACATGGCCATGATCCAGTTTGCCATCAACAGCAGCAGGAACGGCCTCATGACCCTGAATGAGATCTACAAGTGGCTCCAGCACCACTTTGACTTCTTCGGGGATGAGAACAGGCGGGGCTGGAAG AATTCCGTCCGCCATAACCTCTCCTTGCACAAAATGTTCCTCCGCAAGATGTCGCCCAATGGAAAAGTTTCCTTCTGGACCGTTCGGCCGGACGCCAATCGAGGTCTCACCTTGGATCAGGTCTACAGG GCTGGTTGTAACCCAGTGGCAGCCCGTTTTGCCCAGCCAGTACTGTCTTCACCTTACCAA cagcagcagcagcagcaaatgcCTTCTGGTCGCAAGAAAGCACCTCCAGGCTGTG AGAAGCGTCTGAAACCTCTCCTCCCCCGAACGCCCTCCTACCTGATCCCCGTCCAGCTCCCCCTCAGCGCCACGGTGTGTTTGCCTTCCTCCTTCCCGTTGGCTCCTCCCCAGGCTCGCCACGTAGCCAGCAGCTCCTGCAAAGCCAAAAGGAGCGGAGAGGCTCCAAAG GTGGCGCTTGCGAAGAATGACGCTCCGCGAGCTAAGGTGTTGAAAGCGGAGGCGGAGCGGGTGCGCAGGAGCCCCAAGGCGCTCGCCCGGAAACAACAAGCTGGCAGGTCGCGACGCAAGCAGCGTCTGGTGCGCTCGCAGCACGAAGAACCGCTCCTGGTGTGCTCGCAAGACTCGGAGGTGGACTCTGGCATCTCCGCCGCGTCTAGCTGCCCGGACGCCGAGGCCGACCACCAGCAGGGGCGTCTCCGCTTCTACGAGACCCCCGTAAAAGCGGGCCGCCGCCGCCTGGTCTCTTCCACGCCCAGCAAGCCGCCGGTCGAGAACTGCGGGCAGAGCGCGCTGGACTTCAGCCCCATCCGCACGCCCCTGCACGACTACCCCGCCTTTAACCTAAGCAGCACCCCCTTGGAGGACTGGGCCCTCTTCTCCGACGCCACCTCGCCCGTCTGGCAGAGCGCCTGCTCCAGAGAGCTGCTGGACGGCGGCGACACCCCGCCCGCCGACCGCTCTCTCGCCGAGGGCCTGGTGCTGGACACCACCGGCGACAGCCTGAGCAAGATCCTGGTGGACTTCAGCCTGGAGGACATCCACGACCTGGGCTTGGCTGACGTCAACCTGTCGGAGATCAGCCTGTCGGAGATCATCCCGTCGGAGATCATCCCGCAGTTCAAGTAG